A region from the Campylobacter blaseri genome encodes:
- a CDS encoding transporter substrate-binding domain-containing protein yields MKKVILSLCILAGFLFGNTLAEIKQNGVIRVGVLGDEPPFSSVEDGDFTGFDIDFAKRIVRDIVGENGKVELVEVTTHNRIEALQNNQVDLVIAEFIIDPERENLVDFSMPYFAVNTGILTKKDDHYKKISELRSKIILVETDTEAEKDLKKAGFNVKGCEDMFHCYSELKAGRGDAFAGANLIVLAYPILDKKLEVNIESFGTASYYAIGVKKGNKDLLSALNKELINLSKEGFFKEAYENTLNPFYKGTADKKYFLLDDIYRIFG; encoded by the coding sequence ATGAAAAAAGTAATTTTATCATTATGTATATTGGCTGGGTTTCTTTTTGGCAACACTTTGGCAGAAATTAAACAAAATGGTGTTATTAGAGTTGGTGTTTTAGGTGATGAACCACCTTTTAGTAGTGTTGAAGATGGGGATTTCACTGGATTTGATATCGATTTTGCTAAACGTATAGTAAGAGATATAGTTGGAGAAAATGGAAAAGTTGAGCTTGTAGAAGTTACCACTCATAACCGTATTGAAGCACTTCAAAACAATCAAGTAGATTTAGTAATAGCTGAGTTTATAATTGACCCTGAAAGAGAAAATCTTGTTGATTTTTCTATGCCATATTTTGCTGTAAATACAGGAATTTTAACTAAAAAAGATGATCATTACAAAAAAATATCAGAGTTAAGAAGTAAAATTATTCTTGTAGAAACCGATACTGAGGCTGAAAAAGATCTTAAAAAAGCTGGTTTTAATGTAAAGGGTTGTGAAGATATGTTTCATTGTTATAGTGAGCTAAAAGCTGGAAGGGGCGATGCTTTTGCTGGAGCTAATTTAATTGTTTTAGCTTATCCTATCTTAGATAAAAAGCTAGAGGTAAATATCGAAAGTTTTGGAACTGCTAGTTATTATGCTATTGGTGTTAAAAAAGGCAATAAAGATTTACTTAGTGCTTTAAATAAAGAGCTTATTAATTTAAGCAAAGAGGGATTTTTTAAAGAAGCATATGAGAATACACTAAATCCATTCTACAAAGGCACAGCTGATAAAAAATATTTTCTTTTAGACGATATCTATAGAATTTTTGGTTAA
- a CDS encoding tetratricopeptide repeat protein — protein MKRYILCLGLLLSFVFADDTLLIKDCEAGNAKACHNIGVFHYEKKEFEKAYEFFKKGCDGRASKSCFAISTMYHNGEGVKRSTLKSIVYIEKACDESDDPEFCDKMDRYKL, from the coding sequence ATGAAAAGATATATTTTATGCTTGGGACTACTTTTAAGCTTTGTTTTTGCAGATGATACTTTATTGATAAAAGATTGCGAAGCTGGCAATGCAAAAGCTTGTCATAATATAGGGGTTTTTCATTATGAGAAAAAAGAATTTGAAAAAGCATATGAGTTTTTTAAAAAAGGTTGTGATGGCAGAGCTTCAAAATCATGTTTTGCTATTTCAACGATGTATCATAATGGAGAAGGAGTAAAAAGAAGTACGCTTAAATCTATAGTTTATATAGAAAAAGCGTGTGATGAAAGCGATGATCCAGAATTTTGCGATAAAATGGATAGATATAAGCTATAG
- a CDS encoding tetratricopeptide repeat protein, with translation MKKIILCLGLLLSFVFADDTLLIKDCEAGNAKACHNIGVFHYEKKEFEKAYEFFKKGCDGRASKSCFAISTMYHNGEGVKHSTHEALIYIEKACDESDDPEFCDKMDRYEL, from the coding sequence ATGAAAAAAATTATTTTATGTTTAGGGCTACTTTTAAGCTTTGTTTTTGCAGATGATACTTTATTGATAAAAGATTGCGAAGCTGGCAATGCAAAAGCTTGTCATAATATAGGGGTTTTTCATTATGAGAAAAAAGAATTTGAAAAAGCATATGAGTTTTTTAAAAAAGGTTGTGATGGCAGAGCTTCAAAATCATGTTTTGCTATTTCAACGATGTATCATAATGGAGAAGGAGTAAAGCATAGCACACATGAGGCTTTAATTTATATAGAAAAAGCATGTGATGAGAGTGATGATCCGGAATTTTGCGATAAAATGGATAGATATGAACTATGA
- a CDS encoding TerC family protein, which yields MFEWLAYPEAWISLFTLIGLEIVLGIDNIIFIAILCGKLPEEKRDKARILGLAFAMLTRILLLFSLFLIMKLTKPLIVIMGLEISGRDIILICGGLFLLAKSTMEIHHNVSGEEEKHIENTKIISFSSVIIQIAILDIVFSLDSVITAVGMAEHIEIMIIAVIVAVGVMMFASGSISKFVDNNPTIKILALAFLILIGVSLIAEGLGVHIPKGYIYFSMAFSLAVEMINISMRKKH from the coding sequence ATGTTTGAGTGGTTAGCTTATCCTGAGGCTTGGATAAGTCTTTTTACACTAATTGGGCTTGAGATAGTTTTGGGTATTGATAATATAATTTTTATTGCAATTTTATGTGGTAAACTTCCAGAAGAAAAAAGAGATAAAGCAAGAATTTTAGGTCTTGCTTTTGCTATGCTAACTAGAATACTGCTACTTTTTAGCCTATTTTTAATTATGAAGTTAACAAAACCACTTATAGTTATAATGGGTTTAGAAATCTCAGGAAGAGATATAATTTTAATTTGTGGAGGTCTGTTTTTGCTTGCAAAATCCACAATGGAAATTCATCACAATGTATCAGGCGAAGAAGAAAAACATATTGAAAATACAAAAATTATTAGTTTTAGCAGTGTAATAATTCAAATAGCAATTTTAGATATTGTTTTTTCGCTTGATAGTGTTATAACCGCAGTTGGTATGGCTGAGCATATAGAGATTATGATTATAGCTGTTATTGTTGCTGTTGGAGTTATGATGTTTGCAAGTGGTTCAATTAGTAAATTTGTTGATAACAACCCAACTATAAAGATACTTGCATTAGCATTTTTGATACTAATCGGAGTTAGCTTAATTGCAGAAGGCTTAGGAGTTCATATACCAAAAGGCTATATATATTTTTCTATGGCTTTTTCTTTGGCTGTAGAGATGATAAATATCTCAATGAGAAAAAAACATTAA
- a CDS encoding Crp/Fnr family transcriptional regulator, which produces MSSEKVAQTLKSLPFFLHLDDISIRKLASNFKITQYKKGEILQYEDEVKSYFYYLLSGEVKLYKTDRLGNEIFLYHLFNGSAVTSLNYGSLDFNSGSYANIEFTKDSEVLYVNGKYLSNLIKCDDKIALEFLKCDHKKIKLLEETITKHVVYDVTARVASMIVNDLSKLNELKKYEVASMLHIQPETLSRVLAKLSRNELIEVNKNTVEIKNEAGLREIYEQDEEW; this is translated from the coding sequence ATGAGTAGCGAAAAAGTAGCTCAAACACTAAAAAGTTTACCTTTTTTTCTCCATTTAGACGATATATCTATTAGAAAACTAGCTAGTAATTTTAAAATAACCCAGTATAAAAAAGGAGAAATACTCCAATACGAAGATGAAGTTAAAAGCTATTTTTACTATCTTTTAAGTGGAGAAGTAAAACTATATAAAACAGATAGATTAGGAAATGAGATTTTTTTATATCATCTTTTTAATGGTTCTGCAGTAACTAGTTTAAACTATGGTAGTTTGGATTTTAATAGTGGAAGCTATGCAAATATAGAATTTACAAAAGATAGTGAGGTGCTTTATGTAAATGGTAAATATCTATCAAATCTTATAAAATGTGATGATAAAATAGCTTTAGAATTTTTAAAATGCGACCATAAAAAAATAAAACTTTTAGAAGAAACTATAACTAAACATGTTGTTTATGATGTTACTGCTAGAGTGGCATCTATGATAGTTAATGATCTTTCAAAACTTAATGAACTTAAAAAGTACGAAGTGGCTTCCATGCTTCATATACAGCCTGAAACACTATCAAGAGTTTTAGCAAAATTATCAAGAAATGAACTTATAGAGGTAAATAAAAACACGGTAGAGATTAAAAACGAAGCAGGTTTGCGAGAAATTTACGAACAGGACGAAGAATGGTAA